The DNA segment aattatcctactcatgatttggaattagCTGCAGTGGTTTTCGTGTTGaaaatttggaggcattatttgtatgGATCGAGGtttgaagtattcagtgatcacaagagtctgaaatatctatTCGACCAGaaagaattgaatatgagacagaggaggtggttggaattcctaaaggattatgattttaatttgagttaccatccgggtaaggctaACGTTGTGGCAGACGCATTGAGTAGGAAGGCTATTCATATGTCGGCATTGATGAGTAAagaactagatttgattgagcaatttagagatttgagcaTGGTAAGTGAAGTGACTTCAAACAGTGTGATGCTGGGCATGTTGAAGATTAATAACGATTTTCTTGTCGATATCAGAGAGAATCAGAAGCTTGACGTTAAATTGGTGGATTTGATGTCCACAATGGAATCCAATCCAGAAAGTGACATTAAAGTGGACGATATGGGTGTGTTGAGATTTCGGGGCCGAATTTGTGTCCCTGATAATTCTGAGTTAAAGAAGATGATCTTAGGGGAGAGTCATCGGAGTAGCTTGAGTATCCATCCgggagctacaaagatgtatcacGATCTtaagaagttattctggtggtCTGGTATGAAAGGTGAGATAGCTCAATTTGTGTATGCTTgtctgacttgtcagaagtcgaaggtagAACATCAAAGACCTTCAGGTTttatgcaaccgttagaagtgccagagtggaaatgggatagcatttcaatgGACTTTGTGACGGGGTTGCCAAATACTGTGAGGGGTTTCGACACCATTTGGGTAATTGTTGACAGGTTAACTAAGTCGGCGCACTTTATACCGATTAACATCAGTTTCCCGTTAACAAAATTGGCAGAAATTTATATCAATGTAATAGTGAAGTTGCACGGTATCCCTATGAGTATAATATCTGACAGAGACCCGAGATTTACTTCTggattttggaagagtttgcaagaggcattGGGTACCAATCTGAAgttaagttctgcttatcatccacagacagatggtcaaacagagaggaccattcaatcgttagaagattTACTGAGGGCTTGTGTGCTCGAGCAGGGGGGATCTTGGGATAGCCACCTCCCTCTAATTGAGTTcacatataataatatttatcatTCTAGCAttgggatggcaccttttgaagcgttaTATGGcaggagatgtagaacacctatgtgttggtatgaatcaggTGAGAGCACAGTTCTTGGCCCAGAAATTGTGCAATAGACTACCGAGAAAATCAAGATGATTAGGGAGAAAATGAAAACGTCTCAGAGTAgacagaagagctatcatgataaaAGGAGAAAGGATTTAGAATTTGACGAGGGTGACCATGTGTTTTTGAGGGTCAATCCAGTTACTGGTGTTGGTCGTGCTTTAAAATCGAAGAAGTTGAATCCTAAGTTCATTGGACCATATCAGATTTTGCAAAGAGTGGGAGCTGTTGCATATAGGGTGGCCTTGCAACCAGAGCTTTCGAActtgcatgacgtgtttcatgtgtcgcaacttcggaaATATGTTTCTGACCCGTCCCATGTAATTCAGAGGGATGAGGTGCAGGTTCGAGATAATCTTACGGTGGAGACAATGCCAGTAAGGATTGAAGACCGTAAGACGAAGCAGTTGAGAGGCAAGGATATTCCCTTAgtgagagtagcttggggaggagctgctGGAGGGAGTGTGACTTGGGaactggagagcaagatgcgagagtCGTATCCAGAGATGTTTCTATCAGGtacattttcgaggacgaaaatattctaagtgggggagagttgtaacaccccatttaaaTATCTAGTCATTGTGTGTTTTGATTGTGAAATTATATTGGTATAATTAAGGGTATGTAGTAAGGGTGAGTGTGTGAACTTAgtcttaattgatta comes from the Vicia villosa cultivar HV-30 ecotype Madison, WI unplaced genomic scaffold, Vvil1.0 ctg.005983F_1_1, whole genome shotgun sequence genome and includes:
- the LOC131642875 gene encoding uncharacterized protein LOC131642875, whose amino-acid sequence is MKTSQSRQKSYHDKRRKDLEFDEGDHVFLRVNPVTGVGRALKSKKLNPKFIGPYQILQRVGAVAYRVALQPELSNLHDVFHVSQLRKYVSDPSHVIQRDEVQVRDNLTVETMPVRIEDRKTKQLRGKDIPLVRVAWGGAAGGSVTWELESKMRESYPEMFLSEIVVVCEQPWDRDGNSSENYGEQMTHV